The following proteins are encoded in a genomic region of Dasypus novemcinctus isolate mDasNov1 chromosome 3, mDasNov1.1.hap2, whole genome shotgun sequence:
- the ARRDC4 gene encoding arrestin domain-containing protein 4, which yields MGGEAGSAAAVGSEGRVKNLGLVFEDERKGCYSSGETVAGHVLLEAAEPVALSALRLEAQGRATAAWGPSAVASAAAPAAASEVEYLNVRLSLREPPAGESILLLQPGKHEFPFSFQLPSEPLVTSFTGKYGSIQYCVRAVLERPKVPDESVKRELQVISHVDVNTPALLSPVLKTQEKMVGCWVFTSGPVSLSAKIERKGYCNGEAIPIYAEIENCSSRLVVPKAAIFQTQTYLASGKTKTVRHMVANVRGNHIASGSTDTWNGKTLKIPPVTPSILDCCIIRVDYSLAVYIHIPGAKKLMLELPLVIGTIPYNGFGSRNSSIASQFSMDMSWLTLTLPEHPEAPPNYADVVSEEEFSRHIPPYPQPTNCEGEACCPMFACIQEFRFQPPPLYSEVDPHPSEMEETQPVSFIL from the exons ATGGGCGGCGAGGCGGGGTCCGCAGCGGCCGTGGGCTCCGAGGGCCGCGTGAAGAACCTAGGTCTGGTGTTCGAGGACGAGCGCAAGGGCTGCTACTCGAGCGGCGAGACGGTGGCTGGGCATGTGCTGCTGGAGGCGGCCGAACCGGTGGCCCTGAGCGCGCTGCGCCTGGAGGCCCAGGGCCGCGCCACCGCCGCCTGGGGCCCGAGCGCCGTCGCCAGCGCCGCGGCCCCCGCCGCCGCCTCGGAGGTGGAGTACCTGAACGTGCGCCTGAGCCTGCGCGAACCCCCGGCCG GTGAAAGCATCCTTTTATTACAGCCTGGAAAACATGAATTTCCATTTAGCTTTCAACTTCCATCTGA ACCTTTGGTCACCTCATTCACTGGGAAATATGGAAGTATTCAGTACTGTGTGAGGGCAGTTTTAGAGCGACCCAAGGTACCGGATGAGAGTGTAAAGCGGGAGCTCCAGGTCATTAGTCATGTCGATGTCAACACACCAGCGTTACTA TCCCCcgtattgaagactcaagagaaAATGGTTGGCTGTTGGGTTTTCACTTCTGGTCCTGTCTCGCTGAGCgccaaaattgaaagaaagggaTACTGTAATG gagaagCTATTCCAATCTATGCAGAAATAGAGAATTGTTCCTCTCGTCTGGTTGTTCCCAAAGCTGCCATTTTTCAAACCCAGACATATTTGGCTAGTGGAAAAACAAAGACTGTCCGTCACATGGTTGCCAACGTGCGGGGAAACCACATTGCTTCTGGGAGCACAGACACATGGAATGGGAAGACACTGAAGATTCCTCCTGTCACTCCATCCATCCTGGATTGCTGCATCATTAGAGTGGACTATTCCTTAGCT GTGTATATTCACATTCCTGGTGCTAAAAAACTGATGCTGGAGCTACCGTTAGTGATTGGCACAATTCCATATAATGGTTTTGGTAGCAGAAACTCCAGCATTGCCAGCCAGTTCAGTATGGATATGAGCTGGTTGACACTGACCCTGCCAGAACATCCTGaag CACCACCAAATTATGCAGACGTGGTATCAGAGGAAGAATTCTCTAGGCACATTCCTCCTTACCCTCAGCCTACTAATTGTGAGGGGGAAGCATGCTGTCCTATGTTTGCCTGCATACAGGAATTCCGGTTTCAGCCTCCACCTCTTTACTCAGAG GTTGATCCACACCCTAGTGAAATGGAAGAGACTCAGCCTGTGTCATTCATTCTCTGA